The sequence TACGCTCGTTGCAGCAACATCAAAATAATGCGCAGCTCGTTTTGTTCTTCCACATTTCGCCTCAGCAGTTGCCAAGTAGACCAGATTATAGACAAGTGCTTTTGTCTTATGGAGACGAGTATATATTTTTACGGCTTCCTCAAAAAGACTTACAGCTTTGGTTGGTTCGCCCTTCTTCAGCAACGCCTGCCCTAATATTGAACTGTTATATGCGACACCTTCCATGTTTCCGGATTTAGTATTAACCTCACTACCCAATCGATTGTGCTCAAGAGCTCTGTCTAAATCACCTGCTGCAACATACGCCGACGCCAAGTGACTACGATTGAGAGCTTGACTCTCTACCCTATCAAGCCTAGTATTGATATCCAACGCACGTTCGTGACATTTTATCGATTCATCGATCCTGCCGACGTGCGCTAATACTAAACCCAGAGAACCACAGTTGTAGGCTAACGGTCCTAATCCTTCATCCCCGGCTGATTCAGCGACCGAAATACCTTCCATATGGATCGCCTCTGCTTGTTTCCACTCCCCACGCCGCCGGTAAATGACTCCGAGGCTCCCAAGACTATTAGCTAGATCAGCAGGGCAATCTCGATCACGTTGATACTCAAGTGCTTTCAACTGTATATTCTCTGCTTCCTCTAAATTTCCATTCGCAGCATTTAGTTGAGCGAGATTGCCAAGCACATACGCCAACAAACCACGATCTGGAGGACTTAGATTTCGTCCGATTTCATAAGCTTCCTTAAGAACAGGCTCTGCATCTGCGTATCTTCTCCTATTTCTCTCAACGACTCCAAGGTTTGCCAATGCCCACGCTTCAGATTTTTTATCCTCAGTTACAAGTGCCAGTTCACGAGCCCTACTGAACATCGCGCTTGCGTGCTCCAACCTGCCCCGTCTACGCAGGAATCGACCATATTTAATTACAGCTTCAACTGAAGTTGCTCCCACTACGGCTTTCGAGTATGCAGCCTCAGCATCAGTATACTGCCCTAAGCTCGCTAATTCCTTAGCCATAACAAGTAACTCATTCAAATCTCGTTCGTCGTTTATAGCGTTGATATCAGACTTTTCATGCTGGACAGTCAGATCAAGTGTGTTATCAACAACTTTGCCTCGCTCAAGTTTGTCGTCACGAACCCAACGCGCTAAGTGCCTCCTAAGAATCCTCTTAAACTCATCAATAGAGTCAAACGTTTGAAATAGAAATGTCTTGTTTTGTTCTATTGTCCTCTTGAAGTCCAGAACCTTTTGTAACTGCTCGCCTGGATCACTTAACTGGCGTTCGTCTACTCCTTTAAATAGCACTACGATTCTCCTCATTGGCATATTTTGATCCTGCAAAGAGTCAATCGCTACATGCAATTCTTCCTCTGTGCCCGAGCTATACTTACTTTTCGATTTTGATGGCGGTGTTCCCCATCTATCCCAAAGTACTAGAACGAAACAATCCGACGCCATAACATCCTCATTGATTATCTCTTGTGGCCGGCCGACAGACGCCAATGTATCCTCCCAGCCTACGGGTAAAAACGATACCCCCCTTGGCACAGAATCATCTTCACTATACTCCTGCAGGGCCTCCCTAAACGCTCTTCGTTCTTTATCCAAGCCTGATGGAGATGCAATAAACACGCGATATCCTTTAATGTCGATAACCATATCTCACTCCTTGAATTCCGGTTCTCTTTATCTAGCTAACTACCGATCATAATCTGTGAGCTGAGCGGATCCTGTTGATCCTTACCCTTCATGTTCTAGATAAGGTTATAGTCACGCGCATAGTCTTGTATCTTTTTAAGCATGTAGGATGCAATCACCGCAACAGTGGCATCGTTGTTTCTCCTGTGAGTAAACTCGAGCGCCAGCGGTCTGTCGCCAGGCACACACCAAACATCCGCACGAAGTTCCATGGCACTACCCGGAAATGGTTTGTGTTCGTAATCGAGGTCCGGCATCGAGATATTCAACTGGTCTTTAAGAATATGTACAATGCTCTTATTAATCTGACAGTGTTTCCGGTTTGTAAGCTTTTGTAATGCATTGTACGCATTCTGTATGGCAGCAGAGGGATTGGCTGCAGCAACGCCAACATCGTCCTGACCCATAAGAGCTCGCGCAATCGCACTGTTTCTCATTGAGTTGGCAGCGTTGGAGCTAACGGGCTTCGGGTAGTGGGTGCGCACCAAGCGCTTTAACTCTTCGTCATCCCCGAAAGCACATGCATTTACAACCGCACTGCTAGAAATGTTGAGAAGCTGGACTTCAAAAAGAGCTGCGATGAACGGCAGGCCCGTGCGGGGATTGCGTCGCCCCCTGGTCCTCCAATCATCCGCAACATTCGCTCGGCTGTATCTGAGCAAATTATCGGCGTCCACCATGAAACGCGTACCCCGTCGGAGCATTCGACATGCAGTGTAAGTATCATCGTTCGATGTAATGGCGACCATGAGGCGGGGCAGGGCTGCACCGATTTCCCCAAGGTCGTAGCGACTAACGACTAACTGCTGCACATTTCTTAAGTATTCGCCAATACGTTGACTCGAATCAACAAGCGAGCGTGCTTCGTTTTCTGAGATGGCCGCATCTTCAAGGCGCATACTGGTAGCATCCAATACAAGTCTCAAAACATCGAAATACCTATCCTTCTTGAGACCCTTAAGAACGTGAATGGGAATGCTAACAAGAGCTGACTCCCCACCTGCAATTTTAAGTCGCTCAATAGCCTGCTCAGCGAAATCACGCTGATTGACTGGCCATACCATAAACAAATCCGGGGTATTCCTGAGAAACGTGTTAAGATTACCCATCGCAGCCTGAGTAGCAGCCTCATCCAGAACAGGAATCTCTCTGCCATCCAGATTCACAACGATATGTCGATTGTGGCTTGTTCTCCTAATTCGCGGCAACTCATTATTCAGCCATTCAATGAGACCGGTCAAAGGCAGTTTGTAGTCTGGTGGAGCAGTAACTACATATCCAATCGCATCGCTTAAAAATACACTTGTTGACTCAATGAATGAAGTTTTACCTTGCCCGGATTCACCCTTTAAGAATAGTAACTTACCTTGTCTGGCAGTGGTTATTTCAGCGATATACTTCTTGAACTCTGATAGGTCATCTTCGCATTCGATTAATACTTGGCCGATGCGTTCAACTCCTACCACATCACGGAGCACTTCATAGCTCGCAGGAATGTTGACAATACCGAGTCCTGTTGTCACAATTCCCCTTTTGTCCTGGTGCATTTAATGTACTACACCAAAACGATGAATATAGGTCATCAGCCCCTTAGATGCATAAACAATATATCATATTTTATAATTCTATGTGTATCTAATTATTATCTAGCCACAATAATTAATGTAATAAATACTTTACAGTATCAGGCTGGGAATGTTTGCAACCTAACTGATATATCATCTCGACGATACGTGGGAAAACGGTCTCTCCTACCCGTCACCCCACCGAGGGTGAGGCCGGAGATGAGGAACCTGGAGAGGAGCAGGAAGAGGACGACGACGGGGATGCAGACGATCACGCTCCCCGCCGCGTAGTTGGCCCACTCGGTCTGGAAGGTGCTCGAGAGGCTCTCGAGGCCGAGCGGCAGCGTGTAGAGCCCCTGCTTGTTGATGATCACCCGGGCCACGATGAACTCGCTCCACCCCGCCATGAACGAGAAGAGCCCGGTGATGACGAGCGCCGGCGCCGAGAGCGGCAGGGTCACCCGCAGGAAGGCGCCGAGCTGGGTCGTGCCGTCGATCACCGCCGCCTCCTCGAGATCGCGCGGGATCGTGTCGTAGTACCCCTTCATCGTCCAGATGCAGAAGGGGAGCGTGGTGGCCGTGTAGGCGATGATGATCCCGAGGAGCGTGTCGACGAGCCCGATGCGGTTCATCAGCACGTAGAGGGGCAGAAGAAGCATCGTCGCGGGGAACATCTGGGTGAGGAGGATGACGACGAGCCCCTGCTTCTTCCCCTTGAACCGGAACCGCGAGAAGGCGTAGCCGGCCGTCGATGCGAGCGTGACCCCGAGGATGGCCGTCGTGATGGCGACGAGCGCGCTGTTGCGCAGCCACGTGAAGAAATCCTTCTCGAAGATGACCTGCCGGTAGGCCTCGAGGGTGGCGTCCTCGGGGACGATGCGGAGCGAGGTGGAGTAGAGCTGGTCGGCGGGCCGGAGGGAGATGCCGAAGATCTGCACGATCGGGTAGAGCGTCACGATCGTGACGACCACGAGCACCGTGTAGAGGAGCGCCCGCGTCGCGATCCGCCTCGCCCGTGATGGCTTCCTCATGCCCTCCCCCCTAGTATGCCTGCTCCAGCGTCCGCGTCTGGCGCATGTAGACGAGGACGAATGCGAGCAGGATCAGGAAGATGAAGATCGAGAAGGCGGCCGCGTAGCCGTACCGGTAGTAGGTGAAGGCCGCCTTGTAGACGTAGGTGACGAGGATGTGGCTCTTGTCGGCGGGCAGCCCCCGCTCGGTCACGAGCCAGATCACGTTCAGGTTGTTGAAGGTCCAGATCGTCCCGAGGACGATCGCCGGCGCGAGGACGGGCCGCAGCATCGGCAGCGTGATGTGCCGGAACTTCTGCCACCACGAGGCCCCGTCGATGTCCGCCGCCTCGTAGAGGTCCCGCGGGATCGACTGCAGCCCGCCGAGGGTGACGACCATGATGAAGGGGAACCCGAGCCAGATGTTGGTGATGATCGGCGCGAGGAAGGCCCAGAACTCGTTGGAGAACCACTCGAAGCCGGCGAAGCCGAGCTTGCGGAGGATGAGGTTCACCGAGCCGTACTGGTAATTGAACATCCCCTTCCAGGTCAGGGCGCTGATATACTGCGGCATGGCCCAGGGCAGGATGAGGAGCGCGCGGAAGACGCCGCGGCCGCGGACGCGGCCGTTGAGGAGCATGGCGATCGATATGCCGAGGAAGAGGTGGAAGAAGAGGTTCACGCCCGTCCAGATCACCGTCTTCCCGAAGTAGTAGTAGAGGTCGGGCTCGCCGAATATCTCCCGGAAATTGCGCAGGCCCTGGAACGAATAGTCCCGTATGTGGTAGAGATTCATGTTGGTCGTCGATATCCAGATGTTGTAGAGGAAGGGATAGAAGACGACGCAGGCGATGATCAGGCCGGAAGGCAGGAGGAACAGCCATATGAGTCGTTTCGAGCGCATATGTTGTTTTTCTTGTATCGCCTTTCGCCCTCCGCCGCAACCTTTTTCGTAACCGGCGCCCGCGAGGATCCGACGAAACGGGAGAGAGTCGCGGACACGTCGGCCGGCGCGCGCAATCGCCGGCCGCACGAAAGGAACAGACCGATGAAGAGAACCGATCGCACCCGCGCCATCCGGCAAGCCGCCCTGTGTTTCGCGGCCGCCCTCCTTCTCGCCGCCATCGCCCCCGCGGCGTCGGCCGCGCAGGACGAGACGAAGACGAAGAAGCCGCACCAGGACCGCACGGGCGATTTCAAGGCGCGCCTCGAGACGATCGCCGAACGCCTCGCCCTCACCGACGAACAGCGCGAGCCGGTCTTCACGATCCTCCGCGAGGAGAACGACGCGCGCGCGAAGGCCTTCACGGCCGCGCGCGAGCAGGGCCGTGACGGGATGAAGGCCCTCAGGGAGCGGATGCAGGCGCTGCGGGCGGAGACCGAGACCAGGCTCGCCGGGCATCTCACCGAAGAGCAGATGGCCGAGTACCGGAAGTTCGTCGAGGAGGAGCGGAAGGAACGCGAATCCCGTCGCGGCGGCGGCCGCGGCGGCGGCCGTCCCTCCTGATCGACCGCGCATCCCCGCGCCGCGCACGCGATGCGCCGCGCGCCGACCGGCGCGACACGCCCGGCGGCGAACGCCGGACCGGCAACCTGAACGGACGGGATCGGCCCACGTGGTTCGCGAACGCATACCCGGACCGGACGACGAGACGATCGTCCAACTCGTGCTCGGCGGCGACGTCGACCGCTTCTCCGCGCTCCTCGAGCGTCACCGGCGCTACGTCTTCGGCATCGTCGCCGGGCACGTGCCGCCCGAGAGCGTCGAGGAGATCGCCCATGACGTCTTCGTCCGGGCCTACCGCTCCCTCGCCGCGTGGAAGGGAACGGGCGGATTCAGGCACTGGCTCGCCGGCATCGCCGTCAGGACCTGCAAGGACTTCTGGCGGCGCCGGTACCGGAGCAGGGAGACGACGATGAACGCGCTTTCCGCCGAACAGGCCGATCGGATCGAACGGGCGGTGGCGGACGAGTCGGCCCCGGACGGCGAGACGGTGTTCGCCTCCCGGGAAGCGGCGGCGATCCTCGACTGGGCGATGGAGAATCTGTCGGCGGTCGACCAGACGATCCTCCGTCTCGTGAACATCGAGGAACGGCCCGTCCGCGAGGCGGCCGGCCTGCTCGGCATCAGCGAGGCGAACGTGAAGGTGCGCGGATTCCGGGCGCGCCGGAAACTCCGGACCGTACTGGAGCGGATGCTCCATGGCGAAAAGGACACGGGATGAACGAGACGAAGGAACGACTGCGACGGCTCGAGGCGGCCCTCTTCGCGGCGGCGCGCCGCCGGCCGGTCCCCGAGCCGCCCGCCGCATGGTCGGCGCGCGTGATGCGCGATATCCGCCGCATCGGCCCGCTCGCCGCGCCGAACAACTCGGCGCCGTTCGGACGGCTCGCATGGCGGTTCGCCGCGGCGGCATGCCTCGCGGCGCTCGTCCTGTTCGTGCTCGCCGCCCGCGGCGGCCTCATTCCCTACGGGGAGATCGCGCGGATCCTTCTCGAGGACCCGACGGGAACGGTCTTCGGCGAACCACTGGTCATCTAGAGCGGAAGCGAAGGAGCGAGCGCCATGAAGCGATGGAAGGTCTGGGTCGGGGTCATCGTCCTCTTCCTCTCGGGCGCCGCCGTGGGAAGCCTCGCGACGGGCCTCGTGATCCGGCACAACATCCACCGGTTCGTCCGCGGCGGCCCCCGCGAGATGCGGACCCGGTTCTTCGACCGCATGCTGAAGGACATCGTCCTGTCGGAGGAGCAGCGGACGCGGATCGAGGAGATCTCTGCCGAATCCGACGCCGAGATTCGCGCGTACGTCGATGGATCGAGGAAGACGGTCGGCGAACTGGTCGACCGGCACCGCGCCCTGATCCGCGATCTCCTCACGCCGGCCCAGGCAACGATCTTCGACCGGAACTTCGAGGAGATCGAGCGCCGCCGCCACGACCGTGGAAGCGGGCCCGGCTTCCCGGGCGAGCCCGGCGAACGCGACCGCCGGCCCCCCCCGCCCCCGCACTGACCGGCAGGCCGGGAAGCCCGGAGGCGCCGTCAGGTCCCCAGGTCGCCGACGTGCTTGTCCATCCACGCGCCCCGCTCCCGGAGCCAGCCGCGGAGCCCGGCCACCTCCTCCTCCCACGTTTCGTACAGCGGCTCGACGTTCGGCCAGACGTAGTCCCCGAGGATCGGCCACCTGCTGAAGTTGCGATCGGCGGCCTCCCCGAGGAGATCCGCCGCGTCGTCGATCGCCGCGTCGACCGACGCCGGCGAGAGGACGCCGCCGCGGAGCGCCTCCCAGCGCGCGACGAGATCGGCGCGGAAATCCCCGTCGACGAGCAGGTCGCGCCACCAGGCGGCGGCGTCGGGCCACTGGTCGAGCATCCAGCCCTCCGGATCCTCGAGATCGAGATAGCCGCCGTTCCCCGAGGAGGCGTTGAAATCCCACACCGGGCCGGCGACGAGCGGGCCGTCCTTGTCCTTGTGGAAGAAGGTGCTCGCGCGGTACGTGTCCACGTCCTTGAAGAACTCGCGCAGCAGCAGGAAGTCGGCGAAGCTCGCCGGGTCGAGGAAGGCGGCATGGCCGCCACCCGGCGAGCGCGGCGGCAGGCTCGCGTGGAGGTCCTCGACGAACGAGACGATCCACGCCTGCTGCGCCGGCGTGATGTCGTCGGCCTTCGGGTACTCGACGATCATGTCGACGCCGTTCGGCGCCACGAAGAACCACTCGTCCGGGTCGGGCCAGTCCACCTTGAGGATGTACCCCCCGGTGAGATCGTCGCGGATCTTCTCGATATCGACCCGGTCGCCGTCCCGCTTGATCTTCTCCATGCCCACGTAGACCCCGTTGTACGCCCAGGTCGTGTCGCTCGTCTGGAAGAGGAGCTCGACGAAACGGGTCCTGGAGGCGTACCGGCCCATCGCCCGCGAGAACCCGTAGGCGAGGTGGTTCCGCATCAGGCTCTTGTCGGCGTAGGGCGCGTAGAGCACCCAGTCGCTCTCCTCGGGGAACCCGAGGAAGGAGACGTTCGCGTCCTCCCCCGTCTCGTCGCGCGTCTCGATGCCGTATTGCTTCTTCGGATAGGCCTGCGACGAGGTGCCCCGGATCTCGATGCCGATCGCGGTCTCGAGGACCGGCGCGTCAAGGAGACGGTTCCGCTCCCCCGGGGGGTTGTCGATGACGGTCATCCGCGCGTCGATCTTCGGCTCGTCCGGTATCTCGGCGCCGCCGGTGTCGATCACGACGATCGGCAGGTTCGAGCTGAAGTCCGCGCCCACCGAGCGCAGCGCCCGGAACGCCGGGGAGAGACCGGCGCCGTCATCCCCGCAGGACGAGGCGGAAAGGCAGAAGAGGAGGATCGCGAGTGTCGCGGCGGTCCGCCGAGGGTCGTGGAATCGTGTCATATCTCTCCCGTTCGTGTCGAATCCGTCAGAATACGGGATCGAAGCCGAGCCCCGGCCGCCCCGTGGGATAGAGGATGCCCCGCCTGAGGATCACCGCGCCCGCGGCGGGATCGTCGACGAGGTCGAGGTGCCCGTCGAGGTCGGCGTAGGCGACCTGCGGGCGGGCGAGCGCGAAATGCAGGCCGGCGGCGATCGCGAGCGCCGATTCGTCCATGCACCCCACCATCACCTCGAGGCCCGCCGCCTTCGCCACCGCGTTCACCTGCAGCGCCTCCGCGATCCCCC comes from Candidatus Krumholzibacteriota bacterium and encodes:
- a CDS encoding tetratricopeptide repeat protein is translated as MVIDIKGYRVFIASPSGLDKERRAFREALQEYSEDDSVPRGVSFLPVGWEDTLASVGRPQEIINEDVMASDCFVLVLWDRWGTPPSKSKSKYSSGTEEELHVAIDSLQDQNMPMRRIVVLFKGVDERQLSDPGEQLQKVLDFKRTIEQNKTFLFQTFDSIDEFKRILRRHLARWVRDDKLERGKVVDNTLDLTVQHEKSDINAINDERDLNELLVMAKELASLGQYTDAEAAYSKAVVGATSVEAVIKYGRFLRRRGRLEHASAMFSRARELALVTEDKKSEAWALANLGVVERNRRRYADAEPVLKEAYEIGRNLSPPDRGLLAYVLGNLAQLNAANGNLEEAENIQLKALEYQRDRDCPADLANSLGSLGVIYRRRGEWKQAEAIHMEGISVAESAGDEGLGPLAYNCGSLGLVLAHVGRIDESIKCHERALDINTRLDRVESQALNRSHLASAYVAAGDLDRALEHNRLGSEVNTKSGNMEGVAYNSSILGQALLKKGEPTKAVSLFEEAVKIYTRLHKTKALVYNLVYLATAEAKCGRTKRAAHYFDVAATSVSSLNIEMVDHVRVARRRFEDEFVKDGSI
- a CDS encoding CotH kinase family protein — protein: MTRFHDPRRTAATLAILLFCLSASSCGDDGAGLSPAFRALRSVGADFSSNLPIVVIDTGGAEIPDEPKIDARMTVIDNPPGERNRLLDAPVLETAIGIEIRGTSSQAYPKKQYGIETRDETGEDANVSFLGFPEESDWVLYAPYADKSLMRNHLAYGFSRAMGRYASRTRFVELLFQTSDTTWAYNGVYVGMEKIKRDGDRVDIEKIRDDLTGGYILKVDWPDPDEWFFVAPNGVDMIVEYPKADDITPAQQAWIVSFVEDLHASLPPRSPGGGHAAFLDPASFADFLLLREFFKDVDTYRASTFFHKDKDGPLVAGPVWDFNASSGNGGYLDLEDPEGWMLDQWPDAAAWWRDLLVDGDFRADLVARWEALRGGVLSPASVDAAIDDAADLLGEAADRNFSRWPILGDYVWPNVEPLYETWEEEVAGLRGWLRERGAWMDKHVGDLGT
- a CDS encoding sugar ABC transporter permease translates to MRSKRLIWLFLLPSGLIIACVVFYPFLYNIWISTTNMNLYHIRDYSFQGLRNFREIFGEPDLYYYFGKTVIWTGVNLFFHLFLGISIAMLLNGRVRGRGVFRALLILPWAMPQYISALTWKGMFNYQYGSVNLILRKLGFAGFEWFSNEFWAFLAPIITNIWLGFPFIMVVTLGGLQSIPRDLYEAADIDGASWWQKFRHITLPMLRPVLAPAIVLGTIWTFNNLNVIWLVTERGLPADKSHILVTYVYKAAFTYYRYGYAAAFSIFIFLILLAFVLVYMRQTRTLEQAY
- a CDS encoding RNA polymerase sigma factor — translated: MPGPDDETIVQLVLGGDVDRFSALLERHRRYVFGIVAGHVPPESVEEIAHDVFVRAYRSLAAWKGTGGFRHWLAGIAVRTCKDFWRRRYRSRETTMNALSAEQADRIERAVADESAPDGETVFASREAAAILDWAMENLSAVDQTILRLVNIEERPVREAAGLLGISEANVKVRGFRARRKLRTVLERMLHGEKDTG
- a CDS encoding sugar ABC transporter permease, with the protein product MRKPSRARRIATRALLYTVLVVVTIVTLYPIVQIFGISLRPADQLYSTSLRIVPEDATLEAYRQVIFEKDFFTWLRNSALVAITTAILGVTLASTAGYAFSRFRFKGKKQGLVVILLTQMFPATMLLLPLYVLMNRIGLVDTLLGIIIAYTATTLPFCIWTMKGYYDTIPRDLEEAAVIDGTTQLGAFLRVTLPLSAPALVITGLFSFMAGWSEFIVARVIINKQGLYTLPLGLESLSSTFQTEWANYAAGSVIVCIPVVVLFLLLSRFLISGLTLGGVTGRRDRFPTYRRDDISVRLQTFPA